Proteins from a single region of Streptomyces glaucescens:
- a CDS encoding SDR family NAD(P)-dependent oxidoreductase yields MPVAVITGASKGLGRALAEALAGRGWDLVLDARGARALEETAAALAGLGARVTALPGDVTDAGHRARLVAEAWRLGGVDLLVHNASALGAEPLVRLEELAPDGLRRALEVNVVAALGLVQEALPLLRASAAGTVVVVSSDAAVEAYGSWGGYGASKAALDRLAAVLAVEEPGLRVWAVDPGDMATDLYAAAVPDDDAPRPEPARVVPAFLRLLEERPASGRYAAAALSAGAR; encoded by the coding sequence ATGCCGGTGGCGGTCATCACGGGGGCGTCGAAGGGGCTGGGGCGGGCGCTCGCCGAGGCGCTGGCCGGGCGCGGCTGGGATCTGGTGCTGGACGCCCGCGGCGCGCGGGCGCTGGAGGAGACGGCGGCGGCGCTCGCCGGGCTCGGGGCGCGGGTGACGGCCCTGCCGGGGGACGTCACGGACGCCGGGCACCGCGCGCGGCTGGTGGCGGAGGCCTGGCGGCTGGGCGGGGTGGACCTGCTGGTGCACAACGCGAGCGCGCTGGGCGCGGAGCCGCTGGTGCGGCTGGAGGAGCTGGCCCCGGACGGGCTGCGCCGGGCGCTGGAGGTGAACGTGGTGGCCGCGCTGGGCCTGGTTCAGGAGGCGCTGCCGCTGCTGCGGGCCTCGGCGGCGGGCACGGTCGTGGTCGTCAGCTCGGACGCGGCCGTGGAGGCGTACGGGTCGTGGGGCGGTTACGGGGCGTCGAAGGCGGCCCTGGACCGGCTGGCGGCGGTGCTGGCCGTGGAGGAGCCGGGGCTGCGGGTGTGGGCGGTGGACCCCGGGGACATGGCGACCGACCTGTACGCGGCGGCCGTACCGGACGACGACGCGCCGCGGCCCGAGCCGGCCCGCGTGGTGCCGGCGTTCCTCCGGCTGCTGGAGGAGCGGCCGGCGAGCGGGCGGTACGCGGCGGCCGCGCTGTCGGCGGGTGCGCGATGA